A DNA window from Spartobacteria bacterium contains the following coding sequences:
- a CDS encoding CGGC domain-containing protein, producing MKKVGIIRCQQTEDMCPGTTDFKVAKEGKLAFEETGPVEVIGFISCGGCPGKRAIARAKLMVERGAEAIVFASCVSKGNPIGYPCPHYSSMRDAVIKKLGKEIQIIEYTH from the coding sequence ATGAAAAAAGTCGGAATAATCAGATGTCAGCAAACAGAGGACATGTGCCCCGGTACGACTGATTTTAAGGTTGCCAAAGAAGGAAAACTAGCCTTTGAAGAGACGGGACCAGTTGAGGTCATTGGATTTATTTCTTGCGGTGGTTGTCCCGGAAAGCGGGCAATAGCGAGAGCTAAGCTAATGGTTGAACGTGGCGCAGAAGCTATTGTCTTTGCTTCTTGTGTTTCCAAAGGGAATCCAATCGGCTATCCCTGTCCACATTATTCAAGTATGAGAGATGCGGTCATCAAAAAGCTGGGCAAAGAAATACAAATCATTGAATATACACATTGA
- a CDS encoding DUF541 domain-containing protein encodes MALEQQESRRDNPRNVRAGIQNKKEEIMKLLKVQGKGSASVAPDRVVLSFDIRAKKRDYGACVENLNHRTAILRKNVAAVIGDEETLKTTDFQVGTDTKYDGGHYIFIGYKAAHSLMVEVPMDTDLLNRVLHAIAKGESGAEIDLTFTVSDQDGLKKRVLENAVHKAKTNAQILADAAGVKLGALQQIDYGWSEVHIMEESANMICEMPDMDMYSKPDITPDDVSAKDSVTLVYAIE; translated from the coding sequence ATGGCTTTGGAGCAACAAGAATCTCGCAGAGACAACCCGCGCAACGTGCGTGCGGGAATTCAAAACAAAAAGGAAGAAATCATGAAATTATTGAAGGTTCAGGGAAAAGGATCTGCTTCTGTCGCGCCCGACAGAGTCGTACTATCGTTCGATATTCGTGCAAAAAAAAGAGACTATGGCGCTTGCGTTGAAAATCTGAACCACCGGACTGCCATTTTGCGAAAAAATGTCGCTGCCGTCATCGGTGACGAGGAAACATTGAAAACCACCGATTTTCAGGTAGGCACGGACACCAAATACGACGGTGGGCATTACATCTTCATCGGATACAAAGCAGCGCATTCCCTAATGGTCGAGGTGCCGATGGACACCGATCTGCTCAATCGTGTGCTGCATGCCATTGCCAAAGGAGAAAGTGGCGCGGAGATTGATCTGACATTCACCGTAAGCGATCAAGATGGACTCAAGAAACGTGTACTCGAAAATGCCGTTCACAAGGCCAAAACCAATGCGCAGATACTTGCCGATGCCGCAGGCGTAAAACTTGGTGCGCTGCAGCAGATTGATTACGGGTGGAGTGAAGTCCACATCATGGAAGAATCCGCCAATATGATATGCGAAATGCCAGACATGGATATGTATAGCAAACCCGATATCACCCCGGATGATGTCTCCGCAAAAGACAGCGTCACCCTCGTGTATGCCATTGAGTAA